From one Branchiostoma floridae strain S238N-H82 chromosome 3, Bfl_VNyyK, whole genome shotgun sequence genomic stretch:
- the LOC118411006 gene encoding neurofibromin-like has product MCLPSLQSPEQVLMETREPMEWHFKQMDHSVGLSFKSNFNFAVVGHLLKGFRHPNPATFSRTIRLLMLMLQLISKYKNCDKFEVSKESVPYLAALISVSDEVRSRCVLKHRSSQLLAEATSQEPIVMETSPTHSASGQKDSAKRSSRDRGTPKSQKSLDIHIGHHTPPLPSHTKAHKSLSTDAGLATKRQKSFELVGQKSPRLAEASGGGSPKHEASGGDVEQSSPPKVRRVAEQAEVAARGGSRKPSLSENNLLLDEEVLTDQQTQALLLTVLATLVKYTNDESEERILYEYLAEASVVFPKVFPIVHSLLDAKINTMLSLCQDQVILNAVQSIVQNVISHEDASQHGPSYLQTFGFAFVASCGAGATYSLQHLF; this is encoded by the exons ATGTGTCTTCCCTCCTTACAGAGCCCTGAACAGGTCCTGATGGAGACCAGGGAACCCATGGAGTGGCACTTCAAGCAGATGGACCACTCGGTGGGCCTCAGCTTCAAGTCCAACTTCAACTTTGCCGTGGTCGGTCACCTTCTGAAGGGCTTCCGCCATCCCAACCCCGCCACGTTTTCCCGCACCATCCGACTTCTCATGCTGATGTTACAGCTCATCAGCAAGTACAAAAACTG TGACAAGTTTGAAGTCAGTAAGGAGAGTGTTCCGTACCTCGCCGCCTTGATCTCAGTTTCTGACGAAGTGCGGAGCCGCTGCGTCTTGAAACACCGGAGTAGCCAACTCCTTGCCGAGGCAACCTCCCAGGAGCCTATCGTCATGGAAACAAGCCCCACCCATTCCGCGTCCGGACAGAAGGACTCTGCCAAGAGAAGTAGTCGAGATCGGGGGACACCGAAGAGTCAGAAGAGCTTGGACATTCACATAGGCCACCACACCCCACCACTGCCGTCCCACACCAAAGCTCACAAGTCGCTAAGCACAGACGCCGGCCTGGCCACAAAGAGACAAAAAAGCTTCGAACTTGTCGGGCAGAAGTCCCCGCGGCTGGCAGAAGCCAGCGGGGGCGGGTCTCCGAAACACGAGGCAAGCGGTGGCGACGTGGAGCAGAGCTCGCCACCGAAGGTGAGACGCGTGGCAGAACAAGCAGAAGTGGCCGCCAGGGGAGGCAGCAGGAAACCCTCGCTGTCAGAAAACAACCTGCTGTTGGATGAAGAGGTGCTAACAGACCAGCAGACACAAGCACTGCTGCTAACTGTCCTA GCAACGTTGGTGAAATACACCAATGATGAATCAGAGGAGCGAATCCTGTATGAATACCTAGCGGAAGCCAGTGTGGTATTTCCCAAGGTGTTTCCTATTGT ACATAGTCTGCTTGATGCCAAAATCAACACGATGCTGTCCCTGTGCCAAGACCAAGTCATCCTCAATGCTGTACAGAGTATTGTACAGAACGTCATCTCACACGAAGATGCCAGCCAACACGGGCCCTCCTACCTACAAA CTTTTGGCTTTG CTTTTGTGGCCTCGTGTGGTGCAGGTGCCACGTACAGTCTCCAGCATTTGTTCTAA
- the LOC118411007 gene encoding deoxyhypusine synthase-like gives MADAATKAEQHVWVKSMDMPDDAIKIKGFDFNKGVKLDEVVKHFLTTGFQASNFGMAIEQINKMREHRSKPVNLSPEEEKLDPIYRPRSDCTIFLGYTSNMVSSGIRETIRFLAQHRMIDCIVTTAGGIEEDFIKCFAPTYLGDFSLKGKDLRPKVCEQKQHGTLWTPSKLIARLGKEIDNEESIYYWCYKNEIPVFSPAITDGSIGDLLFLHAYRNPGLVLDIVEDIKMMNSIAAHSKHSGMIILGGGLPKHHIHNANFMKGGADYGVFINTAQEFDGSDGGARPDEAVSWGKIKSSATPVKIFADATLVFPLLVSQTFAKDFKSDSNGQER, from the exons atggcggacgcagCGACTAAAGCCGAGCAGCACGTGTGGGTGAAGAGCATGGACATGCCTGATGACGCCATCAAG ATCAAAGGATTTGACTTCAACAAAGGCGTTAAACTTGACGAAGTGGTCAAGCATTTCTTGACCACAGGGTTTCAAGCCAGCAACTTTGGAATGGCCATTGAGCAGATCAACAAGATG agGGAGCACAGGTCCAAGCCCGTCAACCTCAGCCCGGAGGAAGAGAAGCTGGACCCCATCTACCGGCCCCGGTCAGACTGCACCATCTTCCTGGGCTACACCTCCAACATGGTGTCATCTGGCATCCGTGAGACCATCAGGTTCTTGGCTCAGCATAGGATG ATTGACTGCATCGTGACGACAGCAGGTGGGATTGAGGAAGACTTCATCAAGTGTTTCGCACCGACGTATCTGGGAGACTTCTCCTTGAAGGGAAAGGACCTCCGGCCAAAAG TATGT gaacaaaaacaacat GGGACTCTGTGGACACCATCTAAATTGATCGCCCGTCTTGGAAAAGAAATCGACAACGAAGAGTCCATATACTACTGGTGCTACAAG AACGAGATTCCAGTGTTTAGTCCGGCCATTACGGATGGTTCCATCGGGgacctgttgtttctgcatgCCTACAGGAACCCGGGCTTGGTTCTGGACATCGTGGAAG ATATCAAGATGATGAACAGTATAGCAGCTCACAGTAAGCACAGCGGGATGATCATCCTGGGTGGCGGCTTGCCTAAGCATCACATCCACAACGCCAACTTTATG AAGGGTGGTGCAGACTACGGAGTGTTCATCAACACGGCCCAGGAGTTTGACGGTTCTGACGGGGGAGCCCGTCCTGACGAGGCCGTGTCCTGGGGAAAAATCAAGAGCAGCGCCACCCCTGTCAAG ATTTTTGCCGATGCTACTCTTGTGTTCCCCCTGCTCGTGTCGCAGACCTTTGCAAAGGACTTCAAGTCGGACTCTAAC GGACAGGAACGCTAA